The genomic region TCCGGATTCACCATTCCAGATTGGTTCTATAATCTTGGAACCATCTTCAGTAAAAAAAGTAGAAATTGGACCTACTGCAAGGCCAACCAGGATCAATGGTAAAATGGCGGGGATCTTAAATCGCCATGCTGCCCACTGTGCCAATATCCCAAGGATCACTATTCCTGCCAATTCAACCATAGATTCTGTATTTGCTTACGATTGCTAAAAATATTAAAAATGTTTTACTATGAAAGCTTATTATTAAAAGCCTAACATTATTGAGCGCCTGTTAAATCATTTAGAAAATAATTCGAATTAGCTATGAGATTTTCTATTTTGCGGAGAAATCTTCAAATTTATTCTGAATGACCCTTTATCCTATACAAGCCGGAAATTTTAAATTAGATGGTGGAGCTATGTTTGGAGTGGTCCCGAAAAGTCTCTGGACCCGCACCAATCCTGCCGACTCGAATAATATGATAGATATCGCTGCCCGTTGTTTGCTCATTGAGGATGGTGATAAACTTATTCTAATTGATACCGGAATGGGTGATAAGCAAAGTGAGAAATTCTTTAGCTATTACTATCCATGGGGAGATCATAGTATAGACAGCTCACTCAAGGAACATGGTTTTCATCGTGATGACATCACAGATATTTTTATGACTCACCTGCATTTTGACCACTGTGGAGGTTGTATACAGTGGAATAAAGAGCGTACGGGATATGAACCGGCTTTCAAAAATGCCAGGTTCTGGAGCAATGAAGATCACTGGGAATGGGCTACGAATCCAAATGCTCGTGAAAAAGCATCTTTTCTGAAAGAAAATATACTTCCTATGGAACAAAGCGGAAAACTTCATTTTGTGGAGCGGGAGGGAAGCAGTGAATTTTGCAAAGCAAATCACATTGGCTTCGAATCACTTCTGGTAGATGGACATACAGATAAGCAAATGATCCCGCATATTGACTATAAGGGTAAGAAACTGGTTTTTATGGCAGATCTTCTTCCTACCGTGGGACATATTCCCTTGCCATATGTTATGGGCTTCGACACCAGACCACTTTTAACTCTTGCTGAAAAAGAGAAATTTCTACAAACCGCAGCAAACGAAAATTATTACCTGTTCATGGAGCATGATGCTCACAATGAAATAATAACTCTAAAAAATACCGAAAAAGGGGTAAGACACGATCAGACTTATACCTTCAAAGAATTATTCAATTAAAATAACTATGAGAATACCTGTTTATAAGCCGTTCCTGACCATACTGGCAGCCGGTGCCTTAACTGCATGTAGCAGTACTGCTCCAAGAGTAGTTTCCACCCCCGTAAGCAATATTGATTCTATTCCTTTAAAGGTAAAGGACCTTACAGATGCCCAGTTAAAAGACTGGACTAATTCAGATCTTTCCAGGGATACTATTCCGGGAATGAGCGTGGACAGAGCTTATGCTGAAATTATCAAAAACAACAAACCTTCTACAGTGATTGTAGGAGTTGTGGACAGCGGTATAGATATTACACATGAAGATCTGCAAGGGGTGATCTGGACTAATGAGGATGAGATCGCTGGTAATGGAAAAGATGATGATAATAACGGTTTTATAGATGATGTGCATGGCTGGAACTTTCTGGGTGATGCCGTGGAAGAAAACATGGAGTTTACTCGTATCATCAAGCGTTTAAAACCCAAATATGAAGGGAAAACCCAGAGTAGCATAAGCACAGCAGACAGGGAAGAATACAATTTGTACCTGGAAGCTAAAAAAGAATACGACAAAGAATACCAGGAAGCTCAGCAAACTCAGCAGCAGTATACCCAGATCCTACAGCAGGTCAAAAATGCACATGCAGCTATGACAAAAGCCCTGGGAACTGAAGATTATACTAAAAAGCAGGTGTTGGATTTCAAACCTGAAACCCAGGAACTACAACAGGCAAAAATGATCGTTGGGCAAATGCAAAGCAACGTGAACGAGAGTATACCTGAAGTAATCAAGGAGATCAATGAAGGTGTAGAATATTTCAGTGGCCGTCTTGATACCCATTTCAACCTTGACCTGGATGGTAGAGCTGTTGTGGGTGACGATCCTTACGATATCACCGATACCAACTATGGAAACAATAAAGTTTCAGGACCAGATCCAAAAAAAGAAGATGCCAAACATGGAACACATGTTGCCGGGATCATTGCAGCTAACAGAAATAATTCCGTAGGACTTAAAGGAGTTGCCAGCAATGCAAAAATTATGGCGGTAAGAGCTGTGCCAGATGGTGATGAATATGATAAAGATATTGCACTGGGAATTCGTTATGCCGTAGATAATGGTGCGAAAGTGATTAATACCAGTTTTGGAAAATACTTTTCTCAAAATCCGGAATGGGTGATCGATGCTATAAAATATGCAGCAGATAATGATGTTCTAATCGTAAATGCAGCTGGAAATGAAGGAATAGATCTTGACAAAAAAAGAGTTTATCCTAACGATCAAAATCCGCAGGAAACTACAGAGATCAGTGATAACTTTTTAACGGTTGGTGCTTTGAATTATGAATACGGAGCGAATCTTATCGCAACATTTTCTAACTATGGAGCTACCAACGTAGATGTTTTCGCACCTGGAACCAAGATCTGGTCTACAACTCCAAACGATACATACGAGTATCTTCAGGGAACTTCCATGGCGTCACCAGCAGTTGCAGGGATCGCGGCGATCATAAGAGGTTATTACCCAAAATTATCTGCGGGACAGG from Christiangramia sp. OXR-203 harbors:
- a CDS encoding S8 family peptidase; this encodes MRIPVYKPFLTILAAGALTACSSTAPRVVSTPVSNIDSIPLKVKDLTDAQLKDWTNSDLSRDTIPGMSVDRAYAEIIKNNKPSTVIVGVVDSGIDITHEDLQGVIWTNEDEIAGNGKDDDNNGFIDDVHGWNFLGDAVEENMEFTRIIKRLKPKYEGKTQSSISTADREEYNLYLEAKKEYDKEYQEAQQTQQQYTQILQQVKNAHAAMTKALGTEDYTKKQVLDFKPETQELQQAKMIVGQMQSNVNESIPEVIKEINEGVEYFSGRLDTHFNLDLDGRAVVGDDPYDITDTNYGNNKVSGPDPKKEDAKHGTHVAGIIAANRNNSVGLKGVASNAKIMAVRAVPDGDEYDKDIALGIRYAVDNGAKVINTSFGKYFSQNPEWVIDAIKYAADNDVLIVNAAGNEGIDLDKKRVYPNDQNPQETTEISDNFLTVGALNYEYGANLIATFSNYGATNVDVFAPGTKIWSTTPNDTYEYLQGTSMASPAVAGIAAIIRGYYPKLSAGQVKQIIMDSGISTKATVVLGGDTSNTKKFQTISTSGKMANLYNALILADQISKNN
- a CDS encoding MBL fold metallo-hydrolase produces the protein MTLYPIQAGNFKLDGGAMFGVVPKSLWTRTNPADSNNMIDIAARCLLIEDGDKLILIDTGMGDKQSEKFFSYYYPWGDHSIDSSLKEHGFHRDDITDIFMTHLHFDHCGGCIQWNKERTGYEPAFKNARFWSNEDHWEWATNPNAREKASFLKENILPMEQSGKLHFVEREGSSEFCKANHIGFESLLVDGHTDKQMIPHIDYKGKKLVFMADLLPTVGHIPLPYVMGFDTRPLLTLAEKEKFLQTAANENYYLFMEHDAHNEIITLKNTEKGVRHDQTYTFKELFN